Proteins encoded in a region of the Clostridium beijerinckii genome:
- a CDS encoding aspartate kinase — protein MNTIVTKFGGSSLADATQFKKVKEIIFSNPERRYVVPSAPGKRNSKDSKITDLLYLCHAHVSTGISFDDVFNHITDRYCNIVKDLNLDFDITEHLNIIKKDLEEGASSDYAASRGEYLNGLILANYLGFQFVDAKDVMIFNNDGSLDSKATDSALHYKLSKISKAVIPGFYGADKDGNIITFSRGGSDVTGALVAASINADLYENWTDVSGFLMADPRIINNPKPISKITYSELRELSYMGASVLHEDAIFPVREVGIPINIKNTNKPQDEGTFIVKDTDGSMKPTTVTGVAGKKDFTVISISKASMNSELGFCRKILSILEQHNISFENMPSGIDTVCFVIQDTQLKNKKDVVVEEIKRACNPDTIEIHPNLAMIATVGRGMAKQRGTAAKIFTALSNAEVNIRMIDQGSSEMNILVGIENDDFEKGIAAIYNAFN, from the coding sequence ATGAACACAATTGTAACAAAATTTGGTGGAAGTTCACTAGCAGATGCAACTCAATTTAAAAAAGTTAAAGAAATAATCTTTTCAAATCCAGAAAGAAGATATGTAGTGCCATCTGCACCTGGAAAGAGAAATTCTAAAGATTCAAAGATTACTGATTTATTATATCTTTGCCACGCCCACGTTTCTACTGGAATATCTTTTGATGATGTTTTTAATCATATAACAGATAGATATTGTAATATCGTTAAGGATTTAAATTTAGATTTTGATATTACAGAGCATTTAAACATCATAAAAAAAGATCTTGAAGAAGGGGCTTCAAGTGATTATGCCGCAAGTAGAGGTGAGTACTTAAACGGGTTAATACTTGCTAACTATCTTGGCTTTCAATTTGTTGATGCTAAAGACGTTATGATTTTTAATAATGATGGTTCTTTAGACTCTAAGGCAACAGATTCAGCTCTTCATTATAAATTATCTAAAATTTCTAAGGCTGTAATTCCTGGATTTTATGGAGCAGACAAAGATGGAAATATAATCACATTCTCAAGAGGTGGTTCTGACGTAACAGGAGCTTTAGTTGCTGCAAGCATCAATGCTGATCTTTATGAGAACTGGACAGATGTCTCAGGATTTTTAATGGCAGATCCTAGAATAATAAATAATCCAAAACCAATAAGCAAAATAACTTATTCAGAACTTAGAGAACTATCTTATATGGGTGCTTCTGTATTACATGAAGATGCAATATTCCCAGTAAGAGAAGTTGGAATTCCAATAAATATAAAAAATACAAACAAACCTCAAGACGAAGGTACTTTTATCGTAAAAGATACAGATGGTTCAATGAAACCAACAACTGTAACAGGTGTAGCTGGTAAAAAAGATTTCACAGTTATTTCAATATCTAAAGCTTCAATGAATTCAGAGCTTGGTTTCTGTAGAAAAATTTTATCAATACTTGAACAGCACAATATTTCATTTGAAAATATGCCTTCTGGAATAGATACAGTATGCTTTGTAATTCAAGACACTCAATTAAAGAATAAAAAGGATGTTGTTGTAGAAGAAATTAAAAGAGCATGCAACCCAGACACTATAGAAATCCATCCAAATTTAGCTATGATTGCTACTGTTGGACGTGGAATGGCTAAACAAAGAGGCACTGCTGCCAAGATATTTACAGCTCTTTCAAATGCTGAAGTCAACATTAGAATGATAGACCAAGGTTCTAGTGAGATGAACATATTAGTTGGTATAGAAAATGATGATTTTGAAAAAGGAATTGCTGCAATATATAACGCATTTAATTAG
- a CDS encoding O-antigen ligase family protein, whose amino-acid sequence MELTINIRKKIRNIYKDIHQMTKVSELINYIPEQLIERLALLLLILWVLSPLIVILSNNFVNDVEKTYILMFKQLYWYEILQTIGFLGCILGVITFSKSILQAKVEKVSLQNYIKSNLFYIFLFMMIIWSVISCFNSDNIDISLNGTLYRKEGVITYFTYCGIFCCGYVVRNRRLIKIIFEFFTLCAVVLSLLTLVDSKELNNALGLTSDSSIFSQFNHYAYYLCMSIMSASLLFITEKKSTQKLIFRIIIFSVITAALIKNGSFGPYIAVIVGLIFSIIFSILLDRKILKRVVIVASVFIAITLGMNISNSHTYKDFWTLGGDIFKIAEKSPDADKAGTGRWILWVNGVRFISERPLFGYGADNLGDQYAKVNVNTDRAHNEIIQFAASLGIPAAILYIAALATYFIFFIKKRKQFLRLDIYILCIVIAYLASSMFGNTMYYTSPFFFMILGISSGRQKLLLKSFSSYSRESENLFLIKS is encoded by the coding sequence TTGGAATTAACGATTAATATACGTAAAAAAATAAGGAATATTTACAAAGACATACATCAAATGACTAAGGTTAGTGAACTTATCAATTATATCCCAGAACAATTAATTGAAAGGTTAGCTCTCTTGTTACTTATTTTATGGGTATTATCACCATTAATTGTGATACTTTCTAATAATTTTGTAAATGATGTAGAGAAAACATATATACTTATGTTCAAACAACTATATTGGTATGAAATACTCCAAACCATTGGATTTCTAGGTTGTATACTGGGCGTTATCACTTTTTCAAAAAGTATTTTACAAGCAAAAGTAGAGAAGGTATCTTTACAGAACTATATTAAAAGCAACCTATTTTATATATTTTTGTTTATGATGATTATTTGGAGCGTTATATCATGTTTTAATTCAGATAATATTGATATCTCGCTTAATGGTACGCTATATAGAAAAGAAGGTGTCATTACATATTTCACTTACTGCGGAATTTTTTGTTGTGGATATGTAGTAAGAAATAGAAGATTAATAAAGATTATTTTCGAATTCTTTACTTTATGTGCAGTGGTATTATCATTATTAACCCTTGTTGATTCTAAAGAGTTAAATAATGCATTGGGATTAACCTCTGATTCGTCTATCTTTTCTCAGTTTAATCATTATGCATATTATTTGTGTATGTCTATAATGAGTGCATCTTTGCTATTTATTACAGAGAAAAAGTCAACTCAAAAGTTGATTTTTAGAATCATAATATTTTCTGTTATTACAGCTGCTTTAATTAAGAATGGATCCTTCGGACCTTACATTGCTGTTATAGTAGGATTAATTTTTAGTATTATTTTTTCAATTCTGTTAGACAGAAAAATTTTAAAGCGAGTAGTAATAGTAGCAAGCGTTTTTATAGCTATTACGCTAGGTATGAACATTTCAAATAGTCATACTTACAAAGATTTTTGGACATTAGGCGGAGATATATTTAAAATAGCAGAGAAATCTCCAGATGCTGATAAAGCGGGAACGGGTAGATGGATTCTTTGGGTAAATGGAGTTAGATTCATTTCTGAAAGACCTTTATTTGGTTATGGAGCAGACAATCTTGGGGATCAATATGCTAAAGTTAATGTTAATACAGATCGTGCACATAACGAAATTATTCAATTTGCTGCAAGTCTAGGTATTCCAGCTGCAATTTTATATATTGCAGCACTAGCAACTTATTTTATATTTTTTATAAAGAAAAGGAAACAATTTTTGAGGTTAGATATCTATATATTATGTATAGTAATCGCTTATTTAGCCTCATCAATGTTTGGTAATACAATGTACTATACAAGTCCATTTTTCTTTATGATATTAGGAATTTCAAGTGGAAGGCAAAAGTTGCTTCTAAAAAGTTTTTCTAGCTATTCAAGAGAATCTGAGAATTTATTTTTAATAAAATCTTAA
- a CDS encoding type II secretion system protein — MISYRKKSGFTVTELVIVMTLTVVVLGIIWTMFSVSNKIISNVTIKSDLQREGQAIQEQLSNIGMQATGIEPIMGDDGNEVTGEVKKITINSYDKYGNRKQFEIENASGRMLIDGKEVSSYLGNITINKEIIHKEKAELINNTYIDFSITLSRNRNYDNKPILYPIKVRTVFRNKNTLGT; from the coding sequence TTGATAAGTTATAGGAAGAAAAGTGGTTTTACGGTAACAGAGCTTGTAATTGTTATGACGTTGACAGTTGTTGTATTGGGAATAATATGGACAATGTTTAGCGTAAGTAATAAAATAATTTCGAATGTAACTATTAAATCTGACTTACAAAGAGAAGGACAAGCAATTCAAGAGCAGTTAAGCAATATTGGAATGCAGGCGACTGGAATTGAACCTATTATGGGTGATGATGGTAATGAAGTTACAGGTGAAGTGAAAAAAATAACAATTAATTCTTATGATAAATATGGGAATAGGAAACAATTTGAAATTGAGAATGCATCTGGAAGAATGTTAATAGATGGGAAAGAAGTATCAAGTTATTTAGGAAATATAACAATAAATAAGGAAATCATTCATAAAGAGAAAGCTGAGCTCATTAATAATACTTATATTGACTTTTCTATTACATTAAGTAGAAATAGGAATTATGATAATAAACCAATACTATATCCAATAAAAGTAAGAACAGTATTTAGGAATAAGAATACTTTGGGTACGTAG
- a CDS encoding VWA domain-containing protein encodes MKFKIANKRMVSLTILITFMISIIGVGSYVNAVDDLVNINRTVSVSNVKAGDTFDVKYTITPKPIAASSQDNNKQKEIVFVMDTSGSMDWIVGADRKPYYYGEKSRLRIMKNVAENFITKFNNNDKARISLMQYNYYATNITNNFTNIKSNNINDFTGNNGYIERLNANGSTNIGDGLRKAYYMLSDNAQGQDKYIVLMTDGEAEAYSYNNSGYYMSDGTNYNYYYTSWNNSHTYANPDCREDSMKYAKKVASEKIATNSNINTFVIGFGSGANGDKNKQIADAAKGTYFQAQNESTITEIYDRIQKIIDTDVSGKVHFEENISSNLEVVNVKNQNLTQEYAFNNNKLSIDFNNYYTLNNGSYYSDPIEFTVTYKVKDGNICKLGAGGNSSFVKIDVLSKTETEYFPEKIINNSIPTQVTMEVSDSTGVIDKYDTLAQNPPSNRYDKVNNQYKLLGDSYVNILAQGNEINFMQYQFVKSDTNPTDLPNNNWKDIDITNTEINEDVDVEKSGNLTQRSYNVSHLPPVNSGLTVEQANSKYWSNKELVFKYPFEATTYKSTQYATSRDSFGALENYVKADGTNAKRWVTKNAFLKNDMTIGNDYQEAAKFWGYLKVENDGYYKFGASSDDGCKADITIDKTTHTFVNMFQLQGSTFGSDNNVYNLKKDKYYPIYIEYFNWGGNADFRLLYSYASTNNSITINKDSSVIPSSWFYPSKSTAPGEYATNTFTGRAGIKIPDDIGKYYIAYRAGKRDANNNITEIQKSGFYGPFVRNERFTLSRSLTNDNPQVGDIVEINYTISPNAIPITDIYKNYKSGDSIPNQLKISDLKIQQVLPSGLTYVGSSDNASIVNNSNEISGVITPNIDPNFKQNIVYNLEGSTYKADNVTVTIKVRPTIQGEFNLLKENSILTYTDISIDSTKQGAQRQCNFPDFQFTVNSNSAISQHGIYHRSDNTIDSSNLNVIDKVPTELAMIVDVKSSNLVIDWNIDKTNISDSQIIFKKYKIINGSIDMNHPEQLNLDISTNNSGTISNTTGFNMESGSKYIIIYTITPEKKSGNNINIGASIEGTSNSKPLNLTIKGLPDLF; translated from the coding sequence TTGAAATTTAAAATAGCGAATAAAAGGATGGTTTCATTAACTATATTAATTACTTTTATGATATCAATTATTGGTGTAGGAAGCTATGTAAATGCAGTAGATGATTTAGTCAATATAAATAGAACAGTGTCAGTTTCAAATGTAAAAGCTGGAGATACTTTTGATGTTAAGTACACTATAACCCCTAAGCCAATTGCTGCAAGCTCACAGGATAATAATAAACAAAAAGAGATAGTATTCGTTATGGATACATCTGGGAGCATGGATTGGATCGTAGGGGCAGATAGAAAGCCATATTATTATGGGGAAAAATCAAGGTTGCGTATAATGAAAAATGTAGCTGAAAATTTTATTACTAAATTTAATAATAATGACAAGGCAAGAATTTCTTTAATGCAATATAATTATTATGCTACTAATATTACTAATAATTTTACAAATATTAAGTCAAATAATATTAATGATTTTACAGGCAATAACGGTTATATTGAAAGATTAAACGCTAATGGGAGTACTAATATTGGAGATGGATTAAGGAAAGCTTATTATATGCTTTCGGATAATGCTCAAGGACAAGACAAGTATATAGTGTTAATGACTGATGGGGAAGCAGAGGCTTATAGCTATAATAATTCTGGATATTATATGAGTGATGGAACAAATTATAATTATTATTACACTAGCTGGAATAATTCACATACCTATGCTAATCCAGATTGTAGGGAAGATTCAATGAAATATGCTAAAAAAGTAGCAAGTGAAAAGATAGCAACAAATTCTAATATTAACACTTTTGTAATAGGTTTTGGAAGTGGAGCAAATGGAGATAAAAATAAACAAATAGCAGATGCTGCTAAAGGAACTTACTTCCAAGCTCAAAATGAAAGCACAATAACTGAAATATATGATAGAATTCAAAAGATTATAGATACTGATGTTAGTGGAAAGGTACATTTTGAAGAAAATATATCATCTAATTTGGAAGTTGTTAATGTTAAAAATCAGAATTTAACTCAAGAATATGCTTTCAATAATAATAAGTTGTCAATAGATTTTAATAATTACTATACGTTGAATAATGGAAGTTATTATTCTGACCCTATAGAATTTACTGTGACGTATAAAGTTAAAGATGGCAATATATGTAAGTTGGGGGCTGGAGGAAACTCCTCATTTGTTAAGATTGATGTTTTATCAAAAACTGAGACAGAATATTTTCCAGAAAAGATTATAAATAATTCAATACCAACTCAAGTTACAATGGAGGTATCTGATTCTACTGGAGTAATTGATAAATATGATACATTAGCACAAAATCCTCCAAGTAATAGATATGATAAAGTTAATAATCAATACAAATTATTAGGAGATTCTTATGTCAATATATTAGCTCAAGGCAATGAAATAAATTTTATGCAGTATCAATTTGTAAAATCAGATACTAATCCAACTGATCTTCCCAATAATAATTGGAAGGATATAGACATCACAAATACAGAAATAAATGAAGATGTAGATGTAGAGAAAAGTGGTAACTTGACTCAGAGATCTTACAATGTTAGTCATTTGCCACCAGTAAATAGTGGTCTTACGGTTGAACAAGCTAACAGTAAATACTGGTCAAATAAAGAATTGGTATTTAAGTATCCATTTGAAGCTACAACATATAAATCAACACAATATGCAACAAGTAGGGATTCGTTTGGTGCTTTAGAGAATTATGTAAAAGCAGATGGAACAAATGCAAAAAGGTGGGTAACAAAAAATGCTTTCTTGAAGAATGATATGACGATAGGTAATGATTATCAAGAAGCAGCGAAGTTTTGGGGATATTTGAAGGTTGAAAATGATGGATATTATAAATTTGGTGCTTCTTCAGATGACGGATGTAAAGCAGATATAACTATTGATAAAACAACTCATACTTTTGTCAATATGTTTCAATTACAAGGGTCAACATTTGGTAGCGATAATAACGTGTATAATTTAAAAAAAGATAAATATTATCCTATTTATATAGAATATTTCAATTGGGGGGGGAATGCAGATTTTAGATTATTATATTCATATGCTTCAACTAATAATTCAATAACAATAAATAAAGATTCATCAGTAATACCATCATCATGGTTTTATCCATCAAAAAGTACAGCTCCAGGGGAATATGCTACAAATACATTTACAGGAAGAGCGGGAATTAAGATTCCAGATGATATAGGAAAATATTATATAGCATATAGAGCTGGAAAAAGAGATGCTAATAATAACATAACAGAGATACAAAAGTCAGGTTTTTATGGGCCATTTGTAAGAAATGAGAGGTTTACGCTATCAAGAAGTTTAACTAATGATAATCCTCAAGTAGGAGATATAGTTGAAATTAACTATACAATATCACCAAATGCGATACCTATTACGGATATATATAAAAATTATAAATCTGGTGATTCTATACCTAATCAACTAAAAATAAGTGATTTGAAAATCCAACAGGTATTACCAAGTGGATTAACTTATGTAGGATCGTCAGATAATGCTAGTATTGTTAATAACTCGAATGAGATAAGTGGAGTCATAACTCCGAATATAGATCCAAATTTTAAGCAAAATATCGTTTATAATCTAGAAGGGTCAACTTATAAGGCAGATAATGTCACCGTGACAATAAAGGTTAGACCTACAATACAAGGAGAATTTAACTTACTGAAGGAGAATTCGATTTTAACTTATACTGATATTTCTATAGATTCAACAAAACAAGGCGCACAAAGGCAATGTAATTTTCCTGACTTCCAATTCACTGTTAATAGCAATAGTGCTATATCTCAGCATGGTATATATCATAGAAGCGATAATACAATAGATTCAAGTAATTTAAATGTTATTGATAAAGTTCCAACAGAACTAGCTATGATAGTTGATGTAAAATCATCAAATTTAGTAATAGATTGGAATATAGATAAAACTAATATTTCAGATAGTCAAATAATATTCAAGAAATATAAAATTATAAATGGTAGCATTGATATGAATCATCCAGAACAATTAAATTTAGATATTAGTACTAATAATAGTGGAACGATAAGTAATACTACAGGATTTAATATGGAAAGTGGATCTAAATATATAATAATATACACAATTACTCCAGAAAAGAAATCTGGTAATAATATTAATATAGGAGCAAGTATAGAGGGGACAAGTAATTCTAAACCATTAAATTTAACAATAAAAGGGTTGCCAGATTTATTTTAG
- a CDS encoding LysM peptidoglycan-binding domain-containing protein: MIRKLIPLIIMLCVFTVLLLPTTFYKIEKSTTSSTENENKNINTDMSIKPDNTTNELKSFPKAETSNKSEPNTLVSETQVVKEQKANSEIRKTDIDTSNYLSSLQCISYKLKKGETLTDIARKYESTCNLNSTIKMIKSINKIDDVNNMNSQTIVNIPENAIRSGTMYTVVSGDTWYKVANKYYPEYTVESVMKFLVYINNLPNNDLPLGEKIFLPSL, from the coding sequence ATGATTAGAAAGTTAATTCCTTTAATAATAATGCTGTGTGTTTTTACAGTTTTATTATTACCTACCACATTTTATAAAATAGAGAAATCAACAACCTCATCAACTGAAAATGAAAACAAAAATATTAATACTGACATGTCCATAAAACCTGATAATACCACTAATGAACTAAAGTCATTTCCTAAAGCTGAAACTTCTAATAAGAGTGAACCTAATACGTTAGTAAGTGAAACGCAAGTTGTTAAGGAGCAAAAAGCTAACAGTGAAATTAGAAAAACTGATATTGATACATCTAATTATTTGAGTAGCTTACAATGCATTAGTTATAAATTAAAAAAAGGAGAAACTTTAACTGATATCGCTAGAAAATATGAAAGTACTTGCAATCTAAACAGTACAATTAAGATGATAAAATCAATAAATAAAATTGATGATGTAAACAATATGAATTCTCAAACTATTGTAAATATACCAGAGAATGCGATTAGAAGTGGAACAATGTATACTGTAGTGTCAGGTGATACATGGTATAAAGTAGCTAATAAATATTATCCTGAGTATACAGTTGAATCTGTAATGAAGTTTCTGGTATATATAAATAATTTGCCTAATAATGATCTACCTTTAGGAGAAAAGATTTTTTTACCATCTTTATAG
- the glnA gene encoding type I glutamate--ammonia ligase, with amino-acid sequence MAKYTKEDIINLVKENGVKFIRLQFTDIFGTLKNVAITDRQLEKALNNECMFDGSSIDGFVRIEESDMNLRPNLDSFVIFPWRPQQGKVARLICDVYKPDGKPFEGDPRYILKKAIADAAELGYTMNVGPECEFFLFETDENGNATTNTQDKGGYFDLAPTDLGENARRDMTLALEEMGFEIEASHHEVAEGQNEIDFKYGDALTTADNIMTFKLVVKSIAQRHGLHASFMPKPIFGINGSGMHVNMSLFKDGKNVFVDENDKNGLSSIAYNFIAGLLKNIKGLAAVTNPLVNSYKRLVPGYEAPVYLAWSCKNRTALIRVPAARGAGTRVELRCPDPSSNPYLVLAALLQAGLDGIKNNLQPPAEVEANIFAMTDEERKANGIDNLPNNLYEAVQFMRESELAKSALGEHVYNNYLEGKAAEWDDYRTKVHDWELENYLNRY; translated from the coding sequence ATGGCAAAGTACACAAAGGAAGATATCATTAACTTAGTAAAGGAAAATGGAGTTAAATTTATAAGACTTCAATTTACAGATATCTTTGGAACATTAAAAAACGTAGCAATTACAGACAGACAGTTAGAAAAAGCATTAAATAATGAATGTATGTTTGATGGATCATCTATTGATGGTTTCGTTAGAATTGAAGAATCTGACATGAATTTAAGGCCGAACTTAGATAGTTTTGTAATTTTCCCATGGAGACCGCAACAAGGTAAGGTTGCAAGATTAATCTGTGACGTTTATAAACCAGATGGAAAGCCATTTGAAGGTGATCCAAGATATATCTTAAAGAAAGCTATAGCAGATGCAGCTGAACTTGGATATACAATGAATGTTGGACCTGAATGTGAATTTTTCTTATTTGAAACTGATGAAAATGGTAATGCAACAACAAACACTCAAGATAAAGGTGGGTACTTTGATTTAGCACCTACAGATTTAGGAGAAAATGCTAGACGTGATATGACTTTAGCATTAGAAGAAATGGGATTTGAGATTGAAGCATCTCACCATGAAGTTGCTGAAGGACAAAATGAAATTGACTTTAAATATGGTGATGCATTAACTACAGCTGATAATATTATGACATTTAAGCTAGTTGTTAAGTCTATTGCACAAAGACACGGATTACATGCATCATTTATGCCAAAGCCAATTTTCGGAATTAATGGTTCAGGAATGCATGTTAACATGTCATTATTCAAGGATGGAAAGAATGTTTTTGTTGATGAAAATGACAAGAATGGCTTAAGTTCAATAGCTTATAACTTTATAGCAGGATTATTAAAGAATATCAAAGGTCTTGCAGCTGTTACTAACCCATTAGTTAATTCATACAAGAGATTAGTACCAGGATATGAAGCACCAGTTTATTTAGCTTGGTCTTGTAAAAACAGAACAGCATTAATAAGAGTACCAGCGGCTAGAGGCGCAGGAACTAGAGTTGAGCTTAGATGTCCAGATCCAAGTTCTAACCCATATTTAGTATTAGCAGCTCTATTACAAGCAGGATTAGATGGTATTAAAAACAATCTACAACCACCAGCAGAAGTTGAAGCAAATATTTTTGCTATGACTGATGAGGAAAGAAAAGCTAACGGAATTGATAACTTACCTAATAACTTATATGAAGCAGTTCAATTCATGAGAGAAAGTGAGTTAGCTAAGTCAGCTTTAGGAGAACATGTATACAATAATTATCTTGAAGGTAAAGCAGCTGAATGGGATGATTATAGAACTAAAGTACATGACTGGGAATTAGAAAACTATCTTAATAGATATTAA
- a CDS encoding DedA family protein: protein MNTVTYLIDIFLHLDKYLGFIINNYGFETYLLLFFIIFLETGLVVTPFLPGDSLIFAAAAFAAMGMLNIYALLGLLMVAAILGDTVNYEIGRIFGDKLINIAGGKLIKKEHLDKTNKFYEKHGGKTIIFARFIPIVRTLAPFVAGIGKMQYRHFISFNAIGGILWVLIVSALGFFFGNIPVVKKNFEFVIIAIIFISIVPVIVEFLRSKMKKANQTV, encoded by the coding sequence ATGAATACAGTTACTTATTTAATTGATATATTTCTACATCTTGATAAATATCTAGGATTCATAATAAACAATTATGGATTTGAAACATACTTACTACTATTTTTCATAATATTTTTGGAAACAGGATTAGTAGTAACTCCATTTTTGCCAGGAGATTCGTTAATATTCGCTGCTGCTGCTTTTGCTGCTATGGGAATGCTTAATATATATGCATTACTAGGACTTTTAATGGTTGCAGCAATCTTAGGAGATACTGTTAATTATGAAATAGGAAGAATTTTTGGTGATAAACTTATTAATATTGCTGGTGGGAAACTTATTAAGAAAGAACACCTAGATAAAACTAATAAGTTTTATGAAAAGCATGGTGGGAAGACAATAATCTTTGCAAGATTTATCCCAATAGTACGTACTCTAGCTCCATTCGTAGCTGGAATAGGAAAGATGCAATATAGACACTTTATTTCATTTAATGCAATAGGCGGAATTCTATGGGTATTAATAGTATCAGCACTAGGATTTTTCTTTGGAAACATTCCAGTAGTTAAAAAGAATTTTGAATTTGTAATTATAGCAATCATATTTATCTCTATTGTACCAGTTATCGTTGAATTCTTAAGAAGCAAGATGAAAAAAGCCAATCAAACAGTGTAA